In a genomic window of Lycium ferocissimum isolate CSIRO_LF1 chromosome 9, AGI_CSIRO_Lferr_CH_V1, whole genome shotgun sequence:
- the LOC132030023 gene encoding abscisic acid 8'-hydroxylase CYP707A2-like has protein sequence MEFVSMFCLFAFISCSLLLLHSICKLFAFGIKKLPLPPGTLGWPYIGETFQLYSQNPSVFFASKVKKYGSIFKTHILGCPCVMISSPEAAKLVLVTKAHLFKPTFPASKERMLGKQAIFFHQGDYHAKLRKLVLRAFMPEAIKNIVPDIDSLAKTSLESWQGRSINTYQEMKTYTYNVALLSIFGKDEMLYREDLKRCYYVLETGYNSMPINLPGTLFHKAMKARKELAQILAKIISLRRETNQNHTDLLGSFMGDQEDLTDEQIADNIIGVIFAARDTTASVLTWILKYLGENPSVLQAVTEEQEGIMREKEKNGEGKVLSWADTKKMPMTTRVIQETLRAASILSFTFREAVEDVEFEGYLIPKGWKVLPLFRNIHHSPDNFPEPEKFDPSRFEVSPKPNTFMPFGNGTHSCPGNELAKLEILILVHHLTTKYRWSMMGPQNGIQYGPFALPQNGLPIMLSHKTSSFSS, from the exons ATGGAGTTTGTTTCCATGTTTTGCTTATTTGCTTTCATTTCTTGctcccttcttcttctccattcTATCTGCAAGTTGTTTGCTTTTGGTATTAAGAAGTTGCCACTTCCTCCTGGTACTTTGGGTTGGCCTTATATTGGAGAAACTTTCCAACTTTACTCTCAAAACCCCAGTGTCTTCTTTGCCTCCAAAGTCAAGAA GTATGGTTCAATATTCAAGACTCACATATTGGGATGTCCATGTGTGATGATATCAAGCCCAGAGGCAGCAAAGCTAGTTTTGGTGACAAAAGCTCATCTCTTTAAGCCTACATTTCCTGCTAGTAAAGAGAGGATGTTGGGAAAACAAGCCATTTTCTTTCATCAAGGAGACTATCATGCCAAGCTGAGGAAGCTAGTTCTTCGAGCTTTCATGCCCGAAGCCATCAAAAACATCGTCCCAGATATCGACTCCCTCGCGAAAACCTCTCTTGAATCTTGGCAAGGAAGATCAATCAACACATACCAAGAAATGAAGACA TACACATACAACGTTGCATTGCTTTCCATATTTGGGAAGGATGAAATGCTCTATAGGGAAGATCTCAAGAGGTGCTATTACGTACTCGAAACGGGATACAATTCGATGCCAATCAATCTCCCAGGAACACTCTTCCACAAAGCAATGAAAGCAAGAAAAGAGCTAGCACAGATCTTGGCCAAAATCATCTCACTTAGGAGGGAAACAAATCAGAACCACACAGATTTGTTGGGATCTTTTATGGGAGATCAAGAAGATCTTACTGATGAACAAATTGCAGATAACATCATTGGAGTCATATTTGCTGCTAGAGACACTACAGCTAGTGTCCTTACATGGATCCTTAAATACCTAGGAGAAAATCCTAGTGTCCTACAAGCTGTCACA GAAGAGCAAGAGGGAATAATGagggaaaaagagaagaatggTGAAGGGAAAGTGTTGAGTTGGGCAGACACAAAAAAAATGCCTATGACTACAAGGGTGATTCAAGAGACACTTAGAGCTGCTTCTATTTTATCTTTTACTTTCAGAGAAGCTGTTGAAGATGTTGAGTTTGAAG ggtatCTAATACCAAAAGGATGGAAAGTACTACCACTATTCAGAAATATTCACCATAGCCCAGACAATTTTCCTGAACCAGAGAAATTTGATCCTTCAAGATTTGAG GTTTCTCCAAAACCCAATACATTCATGCCATTTGGCAACGGGACCCACTCATGTCCAGGAAATGAGTTAGCCAAGCTGGAGATTTTGATCCTTGTACATCATCTGACCACAAAGTACAG GTGGTCTATGATGGGCCCACAGAATGGAATTCAGTATGGACCTTTTGCTCTTCCCCAGAATGGCCTGCCCATTATGCTCTCCCACAAAACATCATCTTTTTCATCATAA